One part of the Saprospiraceae bacterium genome encodes these proteins:
- the thiL gene encoding thiamine-phosphate kinase yields MNQESSDIQRTEISEYGEFGLIERLTQNFKTYSDSTLKGIGDDAAVIKNQESCTVITTDMMVEGVHFDLAYFPLKHLGYKSIISNLSDIYAMNAIPEQVTVSIAVSNRFSVEALEVLYEGIRQACIDYKVDLIGGDTTASLRGLVISVTAIGRQVEPKISYRSGAKSGDYIFVTGELGAAYLGLQLLEREKQVYLSTPGIQPNLEDQKYLVGKFLKPDAKKETIEWLEKIKVIPTAMIDLSDGLSSDLKHLCKQSQVGAEIIESLIPMHLDAKMMALKFHMDPLTCALNGGEDYELLFTVCPQDSEKVKFIPDLNYIGEIKDASFGVMLKGNTGNLHALKAQGWTHF; encoded by the coding sequence ATGAACCAAGAGAGTAGTGATATCCAACGAACAGAAATAAGTGAGTATGGTGAATTTGGTTTAATTGAACGATTAACTCAAAATTTTAAAACGTATAGCGATTCTACTTTAAAAGGTATTGGAGATGATGCAGCCGTTATAAAAAATCAGGAAAGTTGCACTGTGATTACAACCGATATGATGGTGGAAGGTGTGCATTTTGACCTTGCCTATTTTCCATTAAAACACCTCGGTTATAAATCTATTATCAGTAATTTATCGGATATCTATGCCATGAATGCAATTCCTGAGCAAGTTACGGTTTCGATCGCTGTGTCCAATCGGTTTTCTGTTGAAGCACTGGAAGTACTATATGAAGGGATCAGACAAGCTTGTATTGATTATAAAGTGGATTTAATAGGAGGCGATACAACCGCTTCACTTCGTGGATTAGTAATTTCTGTGACCGCAATAGGCAGGCAAGTGGAACCTAAAATTTCATATCGATCTGGAGCAAAATCGGGAGATTATATTTTTGTAACAGGAGAGCTGGGCGCTGCTTATTTAGGCTTACAATTATTGGAACGCGAAAAACAAGTCTATCTTTCAACACCGGGTATTCAACCCAATTTGGAAGATCAAAAATATTTAGTTGGTAAATTCTTAAAGCCAGATGCAAAAAAGGAAACCATTGAATGGCTTGAAAAAATTAAAGTAATTCCAACTGCCATGATTGATTTATCGGATGGTTTATCGTCCGATTTAAAACATCTTTGTAAGCAAAGTCAGGTAGGTGCAGAAATAATTGAATCTTTGATACCGATGCATTTAGATGCTAAAATGATGGCATTGAAATTTCATATGGATCCATTGACCTGTGCCTTAAATGGTGGAGAAGATTATGAATTATTATTCACGGTATGCCCTCAAGATTCAGAGAAGGTCAAGTTTATACCAGATCTAAATTATATTGGAGAAATAAAAGATGCTTCATTTGGAGTTATGTTAAAAGGGAATACGGGCAATTTGCATGCATTGAAAGCGCAAGGTTGGACCCATTTTTAA
- a CDS encoding oligopeptide transporter, OPT family: MEPTSPKEFKPYIAPEITSIAEFSLKAILLGIFFGILFGAATVYLALKAGLTVSASIPIAVLAISLGRKFFKTTILENNIIQTTGSAGESIAAGVVFTLPGFLFLSAESDGVSSFNYWTIFTLAVLGGILGTLMMIPLRRSLIVKEHGTLPYPEGTACASVLVAGEKGGDFAKTAFMGLGLSILYALLQKVLHLISEVPTYVTSLTNKYWPAGRISGEITPEYLGVGYIIGPKISGVLVAGGVLSSFVLIPLLATLVPGDVIYQQVVKLGFNPVRFGWDEASHTFSNSAEAIYRVYIRQIGAGAVAAGGFITLIKTIPTIISSFKDSLGSVKSEGDKSVLRTDRDLNIKVVLFGSLGLILLVALLPIIPGQGILSKLMVGVLVVIFGAFFVTVSSRIVGIIGSSNNPISGMTIATIMATCLVFIGVGWSGKLFEPMALVVGGMICIAAANAGATSQDLKTGYIIGATPKYQQLALFIGAVFSSIVIGWTVKLLDTPDSTMISQGIQHAIGEKYNAPQATLMATLIKGILSFNLDWQFVIAGVFLAIVMELCGIKALSFAVGAYLPLSTTLPIFAGGAVKGIVDLFNAKKNKTAEEDELGKGSLFATGLVAGGALAGVIVALLSVNEGIANSLASISLEHGITGAFGAGIYQLIGVLFFAALAFILFRIATKD, encoded by the coding sequence ATGGAACCAACTTCTCCTAAGGAATTTAAACCATATATTGCTCCTGAAATTACCTCCATTGCTGAATTTTCTTTGAAGGCAATTTTACTAGGTATCTTTTTTGGGATCTTATTTGGCGCTGCTACCGTTTATCTTGCCCTGAAAGCAGGATTAACCGTGTCTGCATCAATTCCAATTGCTGTATTAGCTATTTCATTAGGTAGGAAATTTTTTAAAACTACCATTCTTGAAAACAATATTATTCAAACCACCGGTTCTGCTGGAGAATCCATAGCAGCCGGAGTAGTATTTACTTTGCCTGGTTTTTTATTTTTATCAGCAGAAAGTGATGGTGTGAGTTCATTTAATTATTGGACCATTTTTACACTCGCTGTTTTAGGTGGAATTTTAGGTACTTTGATGATGATCCCGCTTAGAAGATCGCTCATTGTTAAAGAACATGGAACTTTACCATATCCGGAAGGTACCGCATGCGCTAGTGTTCTTGTAGCCGGTGAAAAAGGCGGAGATTTTGCAAAAACAGCTTTTATGGGTTTGGGCCTTTCCATTTTATATGCCTTGCTCCAAAAAGTACTTCATCTTATTTCAGAAGTTCCAACGTACGTAACCAGCCTTACAAATAAATATTGGCCAGCAGGAAGAATAAGTGGAGAAATCACACCTGAATATTTAGGTGTAGGCTATATTATTGGTCCTAAAATATCAGGAGTACTCGTTGCTGGTGGGGTTTTGAGTTCGTTTGTTCTAATACCATTACTTGCTACTTTAGTGCCAGGAGATGTAATTTATCAGCAAGTAGTAAAATTAGGTTTTAATCCGGTTCGTTTTGGTTGGGATGAAGCAAGTCATACATTTAGTAATTCAGCAGAAGCAATTTATAGAGTTTATATCCGTCAAATTGGTGCCGGAGCAGTTGCAGCAGGCGGTTTTATTACCTTAATAAAGACGATACCTACCATTATAAGTTCATTTAAAGATTCATTAGGATCTGTTAAATCTGAAGGCGATAAAAGCGTCTTACGTACAGATCGGGATCTCAATATTAAAGTTGTTTTATTCGGAAGTTTAGGTCTGATTTTATTGGTTGCATTATTGCCAATTATACCCGGTCAGGGAATTCTTTCGAAATTAATGGTGGGCGTATTGGTTGTTATTTTTGGTGCCTTCTTTGTTACTGTTTCGTCCAGAATTGTAGGAATCATAGGTTCTTCAAACAATCCAATTTCAGGAATGACCATTGCTACGATTATGGCAACTTGTCTTGTTTTTATTGGTGTTGGATGGAGTGGCAAATTATTTGAACCCATGGCTTTAGTGGTTGGTGGTATGATCTGTATTGCCGCTGCAAATGCAGGAGCAACTTCTCAGGATTTAAAAACTGGATACATTATTGGGGCCACACCGAAATATCAACAATTAGCCTTATTTATTGGAGCCGTTTTCTCGTCCATTGTTATTGGTTGGACTGTAAAATTATTAGATACTCCAGATTCTACTATGATTTCTCAAGGAATTCAACATGCTATTGGAGAAAAATACAATGCCCCACAAGCTACCTTAATGGCTACTTTAATTAAAGGGATACTTTCTTTTAATTTAGATTGGCAATTTGTGATTGCCGGGGTTTTTCTTGCGATCGTTATGGAACTTTGTGGAATTAAAGCATTGTCATTTGCTGTTGGTGCCTATTTGCCATTATCTACTACACTTCCAATATTTGCAGGGGGCGCTGTCAAAGGCATTGTAGATCTATTTAATGCTAAGAAAAATAAAACTGCAGAAGAAGACGAACTCGGCAAAGGTTCCCTTTTTGCAACTGGTTTAGTTGCTGGTGGAGCATTGGCAGGAGTCATTGTCGCTTTGCTAAGTGTAAATGAAGGGATTGCTAACAGTTTGGCAAGTATATCTCTTGAACATGGTATCACCGGTGCCTTTGGTGCAGGGATATATCAATTGATTGGGGTCCTGTTTTTTGCAGCGCTAGCTTTTATTTTATTTAGAATTGCAACAAAAGATTAA
- a CDS encoding peptide MFS transporter, with protein MSQQTGHPKGLYLLFFTEMWERFSYYGMRAILVLFLTKQLMMDKTISSGIYGSFTGLVYLTPIIGGYLADRYWGNRKSIVIGGLVMAMGQFMLFFSGAMTSNFMMYLGLGLLVFGNGFFKPNISTMVGQLYPENDRRLDSAYTVFYMGINLGAFIAPLLCGWLGENIAFKWGFFAAGVGMLISVASFQWLKNKYLLSPTGLQIGVEPNRARLKEGESTVASNLDNKQMAIITAGSALLFLIFYKIVGFDFFGAIIFSFAISIPITIIFDKSLNTVEKERIWVIFISAFFVVFFWSAFEQAGASLTFFADEQTNRTFFGWEMPASWFQSFNAAFVVIFAPVFSAIWLKMGDNQPASITKQAIGIGLLALGYLYIAFGVNGVDAGSKVSIIWLTGLYLIHTFGELCLSPIGLSMVNKLAPARLASLLMGVWFLANATANKFAGMLSALYPEAGKPKNFLGYAMENTYDFFLLFVVMAGIAAIILFILSKKLQKLMHGIK; from the coding sequence ATGAGCCAACAAACAGGTCATCCAAAAGGACTTTACTTATTGTTTTTTACAGAAATGTGGGAGCGCTTTAGCTATTATGGCATGCGAGCAATCCTTGTGTTATTTCTAACAAAACAGTTGATGATGGATAAAACTATCTCTTCTGGAATTTATGGAAGCTTTACAGGTCTTGTTTATTTAACCCCAATCATTGGTGGATATTTAGCCGATCGATATTGGGGAAACCGGAAATCTATTGTTATCGGTGGATTGGTGATGGCTATGGGGCAATTTATGTTATTCTTTAGCGGTGCAATGACCAGCAATTTTATGATGTATTTAGGTTTGGGATTACTCGTTTTTGGGAATGGATTTTTTAAACCTAACATTTCAACTATGGTGGGTCAGTTATATCCTGAAAATGACAGAAGATTAGATTCTGCATATACTGTTTTTTATATGGGTATTAATTTAGGTGCATTCATTGCTCCTTTATTGTGCGGTTGGCTTGGTGAAAATATTGCTTTTAAATGGGGATTTTTTGCCGCAGGTGTAGGGATGTTAATTAGCGTTGCTTCCTTTCAATGGTTAAAAAATAAATACTTGTTATCACCTACCGGACTTCAGATTGGAGTCGAACCTAATAGAGCAAGATTAAAAGAAGGAGAATCTACGGTAGCTTCTAATTTGGATAATAAACAAATGGCGATTATTACCGCTGGAAGTGCATTATTATTTTTAATTTTTTATAAAATAGTTGGCTTTGATTTTTTCGGAGCTATTATTTTTTCATTTGCAATTAGTATCCCGATTACAATAATATTTGATAAATCTCTAAATACGGTTGAGAAAGAACGAATTTGGGTCATTTTTATTTCCGCTTTTTTTGTTGTCTTTTTTTGGTCTGCATTTGAACAAGCTGGAGCTTCCTTAACCTTTTTTGCGGATGAACAAACGAACCGTACTTTTTTTGGATGGGAAATGCCTGCAAGTTGGTTTCAAAGTTTCAATGCTGCTTTTGTAGTCATTTTTGCTCCTGTATTTTCTGCTATTTGGTTAAAAATGGGCGATAATCAACCTGCATCCATTACCAAACAAGCAATAGGTATTGGTTTACTTGCACTTGGCTATTTATATATTGCATTTGGTGTCAATGGTGTTGATGCAGGTTCTAAAGTTTCAATTATTTGGCTTACTGGTTTATATTTAATCCATACATTCGGAGAATTATGTTTATCACCAATTGGTTTGTCAATGGTGAATAAATTAGCTCCCGCTCGTTTAGCATCTTTATTAATGGGAGTCTGGTTTTTAGCAAATGCTACGGCTAATAAATTTGCAGGTATGTTATCTGCTTTATATCCGGAAGCTGGAAAACCTAAAAATTTTCTCGGTTATGCTATGGAAAATACCTATGATTTCTTTTTACTATTTGTAGTGATGGCAGGCATTGCAGCTATTATTTTATTTATTTTATCTAAAAAACTTCAAAAATTAATGCACGGTATTAAATAA
- a CDS encoding DUF4230 domain-containing protein, whose product MRFIYGAIVVLAFLSGFYLCKKFSSISNYETNQSTVLLERIKEVFKIVYVEAQFNELYSHKDYTWIDLSPFRKSAIVRVQAKVTAGVNMDSAKIEIQEKTKTIHLIFNSQPVILSIDHKLDYYDLQQGSFNYFSSEELTKMQEQARQLILKKAMESDLLSRANQKRIDMTNTLDQFVNSMGWKLIVEEIPSHKYFNQ is encoded by the coding sequence ATGCGATTTATTTATGGAGCAATTGTAGTACTTGCTTTTTTATCCGGTTTTTATCTATGCAAAAAATTCAGTTCGATATCGAACTACGAAACCAATCAGAGTACCGTTTTATTAGAACGAATAAAGGAAGTATTTAAAATTGTCTATGTTGAGGCACAGTTTAATGAATTGTATTCACACAAAGATTATACCTGGATCGATCTTAGTCCATTTAGAAAATCAGCGATTGTACGTGTCCAAGCAAAGGTAACAGCCGGAGTTAATATGGATTCTGCTAAAATTGAGATACAAGAAAAAACCAAAACGATTCATCTTATTTTTAATTCTCAACCTGTCATTTTAAGTATAGATCATAAACTAGATTATTACGATTTACAACAAGGTAGTTTCAATTATTTTAGTTCGGAAGAGCTTACTAAAATGCAAGAACAAGCCAGGCAATTAATATTAAAAAAAGCAATGGAAAGCGACCTGCTTTCAAGAGCAAATCAAAAGAGAATAGATATGACGAATACTTTAGATCAATTCGTAAACTCTATGGGATGGAAATTAATTGTGGAAGAAATTCCATCCCATAAATATTTCAATCAATAA
- the rpiB gene encoding ribose 5-phosphate isomerase B, translating to MKISIGADHAGFEYKNIISNYLEERGIEVTDHGSFNTDSVDYPDFIHPVANDISEKQVDFGIVICGSGNGAAMTANKHAKVRCALCWNEEIASLARLHNDANILSIPSRFVSEETAIQMVETFLSTPFEGGRHQRRVEKMNLK from the coding sequence ATGAAAATTTCAATTGGAGCGGATCACGCAGGATTTGAATATAAAAATATAATAAGCAATTATCTTGAAGAGCGTGGTATTGAAGTTACAGATCATGGTAGCTTCAATACAGATTCGGTGGATTATCCAGACTTTATACATCCGGTAGCAAATGACATTTCTGAAAAACAAGTTGATTTTGGTATTGTAATTTGCGGAAGTGGGAATGGCGCCGCAATGACCGCGAATAAACATGCAAAGGTACGTTGCGCGTTGTGTTGGAATGAAGAAATTGCAAGCCTTGCAAGACTTCATAATGATGCAAATATATTAAGTATTCCTTCCCGTTTTGTGAGTGAAGAAACTGCAATTCAAATGGTAGAAACGTTTTTATCTACTCCCTTTGAAGGTGGAAGACATCAAAGAAGAGTCGAAAAAATGAATTTGAAATGA
- a CDS encoding DUF2723 domain-containing protein, whose product MSTKFNKTNLVGWIVFILVFTVYYFSVERSGSLWDCGEFVLGAYKLQVVHPPGAPLFLIIGRLFAWIASVFSDNPSYIAFGVNLMSAACSALAATFVCWITMMFGRLSMYGRDYQNEGNEGWAMLGSGLVAGLSTGFISTTWFSAVEGEVYSMSTMFTTMTFWAAMKWYYLEDNPKNDKWLIFAIFATGLSTGVHLLSLLAFPTIAALYYFKRYKTHTWLGMIGAMLVGVLAIFLFQILIIIGIPDLWSFFEKICVNSFGLPFHTGLIPTLIVITLAGYYGLRYFKSKGNDLMHKVVFTFILLVVSYSTVGVVLIRAIAKTPVNMNDPYDVMRLIPYLNREQYGDRSLLKGPHFDARPIDTKSEDRWGRVGNEYKVVDQKYDYEFREKDKILFPRISHSDQGRPQLYRTWMEYLQGGKTGVPTMAFNLKFMWSYQFGWMYWRYFMWNFVGRQNAEQGFFPWINKDGHWYSGIKPFDSGRLYNQDHLPRVIREDQSRNSYYFLPFILGILGVVFHFKKNRNDFLALVSFFILTGIALCVFNNSPPNEPRERDYVLEGSFLTFCMWIGMGVLFLSNFLTQRFKLSSSISGISSAAFGLVIPILLVTQNFDDHSRMKSTAARDYASNILESCQPNSILFTYGDNDTYPVWYAQEVEGIRRDVRVINLSLIAVDWYIENQRRKFNESAAVKMSIPQEKLRGSLRNQIFYYNPENPDGTGADREMSATEFLKYLGEDHPVESGNGRKFETHMPTRNVYFSIDRQKAFSTGLCNPADSAFVDKIPITINAGYITKDDLAVIDIINSNIYDRPIYFSVTCNGEKLMGLDDYTNQEGMALRVVPIKTKSDPSLYIYGAGRADLDKTYDIIMNKYRWGNFDKVQQFVDHSFAPSIQAMRMIMMRTAVGLQVIGDKDRAIKIANKYFEAFPNMNFQFDVRIMPFIQILIESGDLESAKKQLRTLATETVDMLQFFDSLTLEDLNKGFAQDKSLSMSAVREIIDRSKLINDPAFLKEMESLLNKYNAATPNLIN is encoded by the coding sequence ATGAGTACAAAATTTAATAAGACTAATTTAGTTGGTTGGATTGTTTTTATCCTGGTGTTTACAGTATATTACTTTTCTGTAGAACGAAGCGGAAGTTTATGGGACTGTGGTGAATTTGTTCTAGGTGCATATAAATTGCAAGTGGTCCATCCGCCAGGAGCTCCACTATTTTTAATAATTGGTCGATTATTTGCTTGGATTGCCTCTGTCTTTTCAGACAACCCATCCTATATTGCTTTTGGCGTCAATTTAATGTCTGCAGCCTGTTCTGCCTTAGCAGCCACCTTTGTTTGTTGGATTACGATGATGTTTGGTCGTTTGTCAATGTATGGAAGAGATTATCAAAATGAAGGTAATGAAGGTTGGGCAATGTTAGGGTCTGGACTCGTTGCAGGATTATCAACTGGTTTCATTTCTACCACCTGGTTTTCTGCTGTGGAAGGGGAGGTTTACTCAATGTCTACAATGTTTACTACAATGACATTCTGGGCTGCTATGAAATGGTATTATCTTGAAGACAATCCGAAAAATGATAAATGGTTGATCTTCGCCATTTTTGCTACCGGACTTTCAACTGGAGTCCATTTATTAAGTTTACTTGCGTTTCCAACAATAGCCGCTTTATATTATTTTAAACGATATAAAACACATACCTGGTTAGGCATGATAGGAGCCATGTTAGTTGGAGTTCTTGCTATCTTTTTATTCCAAATCCTCATCATTATTGGGATTCCGGATTTATGGAGTTTCTTTGAAAAAATTTGTGTCAATTCCTTTGGTTTGCCCTTCCATACAGGTTTAATTCCAACCTTGATAGTCATCACATTGGCTGGATATTATGGATTGCGTTATTTTAAATCTAAGGGCAATGACCTCATGCATAAAGTGGTATTTACCTTTATCCTTCTTGTCGTTTCCTATTCAACAGTTGGTGTTGTACTCATTCGCGCAATAGCAAAAACTCCAGTGAATATGAATGACCCATATGATGTGATGCGTTTAATTCCTTATTTAAACCGGGAACAATATGGAGATCGGAGTTTATTAAAAGGTCCCCATTTTGATGCACGCCCAATTGATACAAAATCTGAAGACCGTTGGGGACGTGTCGGAAATGAATATAAAGTTGTGGATCAAAAATATGATTATGAATTTCGCGAAAAAGATAAAATATTATTCCCTCGGATAAGTCATAGCGATCAGGGAAGGCCTCAACTTTATCGCACCTGGATGGAATATCTGCAAGGTGGTAAAACGGGTGTTCCGACGATGGCTTTCAATTTAAAATTTATGTGGTCATACCAGTTTGGCTGGATGTATTGGCGTTATTTTATGTGGAATTTTGTTGGTCGACAAAATGCAGAACAGGGATTTTTTCCCTGGATTAATAAAGATGGCCACTGGTATTCAGGTATAAAACCATTCGATAGCGGCCGATTGTATAATCAAGACCATCTTCCTCGGGTGATTCGGGAAGATCAGTCGCGAAACAGTTATTATTTTCTACCATTCATATTAGGTATTCTAGGTGTTGTATTTCATTTCAAAAAGAACCGCAACGATTTCTTAGCTTTAGTTAGTTTTTTTATTTTAACAGGTATTGCGCTTTGCGTTTTTAACAATTCACCACCAAACGAACCGCGGGAACGGGACTATGTTTTGGAAGGTTCCTTTTTGACATTTTGTATGTGGATTGGAATGGGTGTTTTGTTTTTATCAAATTTCTTAACGCAAAGATTCAAACTATCTTCGTCGATATCTGGTATAAGTTCCGCTGCTTTCGGATTAGTTATTCCAATTCTTTTGGTGACTCAAAATTTTGATGATCATAGCAGAATGAAAAGTACTGCTGCCAGAGATTATGCTTCAAATATTTTAGAATCTTGCCAACCCAATTCTATTTTATTTACCTATGGAGATAATGATACTTATCCGGTTTGGTATGCACAAGAAGTAGAAGGAATTCGTCGGGATGTGAGAGTTATAAATTTAAGTTTAATTGCAGTAGATTGGTATATTGAAAATCAAAGACGTAAATTCAATGAATCGGCTGCTGTAAAAATGTCAATACCTCAAGAAAAATTGAGAGGCAGCTTACGCAATCAAATTTTTTATTATAATCCTGAAAACCCGGATGGCACTGGTGCTGATCGCGAAATGAGTGCTACTGAATTTTTAAAATACCTTGGTGAAGATCATCCTGTTGAATCTGGAAATGGACGGAAATTTGAAACGCACATGCCAACAAGAAATGTTTATTTTAGTATTGACAGACAAAAAGCATTTTCAACGGGCCTTTGCAATCCAGCAGATTCAGCCTTTGTGGATAAAATTCCGATTACTATTAATGCAGGATATATTACAAAAGATGATCTGGCAGTAATCGATATTATAAATTCCAATATTTATGATCGCCCAATCTATTTTTCTGTAACCTGCAATGGCGAAAAATTAATGGGATTGGATGATTATACAAATCAAGAAGGTATGGCCCTTCGTGTTGTTCCTATTAAAACGAAAAGTGATCCAAGCTTATATATCTATGGTGCAGGGAGAGCAGATCTTGATAAAACCTATGATATTATTATGAATAAATATCGCTGGGGTAATTTTGATAAAGTACAGCAATTTGTAGATCATAGTTTTGCCCCAAGTATACAAGCTATGCGAATGATTATGATGCGAACTGCTGTAGGTTTACAGGTAATTGGCGACAAGGATCGCGCTATCAAAATAGCCAATAAATATTTTGAAGCATTTCCAAATATGAATTTCCAGTTTGATGTTCGAATTATGCCTTTTATTCAAATTCTTATAGAATCTGGTGATTTAGAATCTGCAAAAAAACAATTGCGTACGCTTGCCACGGAGACTGTTGATATGTTACAATTTTTTGATTCTTTAACGCTTGAAGATTTAAATAAAGGATTCGCACAAGACAAAAGTTTATCGATGTCTGCGGTTCGTGAAATCATAGATCGCAGTAAACTAATAAATGATCCTGCATTTTTAAAGGAAATGGAATCATTACTAAATAAATACAATGCAGCAACTCCAAACCTAATAAATTAA
- a CDS encoding M28 family peptidase — translation MKSFKLIFFCALLTPALAQKNYFSSVIFPDTIRSIEKDSAFEYSKYIQADKLKEIIEYLASDSCEGRELGSKGNERASNFIAGLLNQYNVQKIGDSNSYFQELGFKWIYWDKLSFKINGVNYKQLWDYLIIPDQNDDLEMNTSEVLFLGYGIDDPKYNDYKNLDVKNKAILIYKGEPKNKKGEYLLSSNLKPSPWSSDLQLKIRTAKKHGAKIVLVIEDKFKEFVDSNRSSVVSPSVIMDKNSNDFRIGINTMHLSSTTVSMLLGKSIKKVIKARDKINRTGKSNSFIIKTNLEFIQKRNVRSEKGRNILAYIEGTDKKNELIIVSAHYDHIGKRGNDVYNGADDNASGTSAVIEIAHTLQKLKEAGKGSRRSVLCMLVTGEEKGLLGSMYYVNHPTFPLSSTMVDINVDMIGRTDPKYLKDSNYIYVIGSDRLSLDLHKINVDVNQKYSQLKLDHTYNSETDANRFYYRSDHYNFAEKGIPAIFFFSGVHEDYHRITDDASKILFGKTEKIARHIFLLTWSLANIEFKLSPNP, via the coding sequence ATGAAATCATTCAAATTAATATTCTTTTGTGCATTACTGACACCTGCATTAGCACAAAAAAATTATTTCAGTTCGGTGATTTTTCCGGACACAATTCGAAGTATTGAAAAGGATTCGGCATTTGAATATTCAAAATATATACAAGCCGATAAACTCAAAGAAATCATTGAGTATTTAGCTTCAGATTCTTGCGAAGGCCGCGAATTAGGTAGCAAAGGAAATGAGCGCGCAAGCAATTTTATTGCTGGGCTTTTAAATCAATATAATGTTCAAAAAATTGGCGATTCCAATTCTTATTTTCAAGAGCTCGGATTTAAATGGATCTATTGGGATAAACTTTCATTTAAAATTAATGGCGTTAATTATAAACAATTATGGGATTATCTAATCATTCCTGATCAAAATGATGACCTGGAAATGAATACTTCAGAAGTTCTTTTTCTAGGCTATGGCATTGACGATCCAAAATATAATGACTATAAAAACCTGGATGTTAAAAATAAAGCCATCCTTATTTATAAAGGGGAACCTAAAAATAAAAAAGGAGAATACCTGCTTTCATCAAATTTAAAGCCATCACCATGGTCATCTGATTTACAATTAAAAATTCGTACAGCAAAAAAGCATGGTGCTAAAATAGTATTAGTAATAGAAGATAAATTTAAAGAATTTGTAGATTCTAATCGGTCTTCCGTGGTGTCTCCATCGGTGATTATGGATAAAAATTCAAACGATTTCAGGATTGGAATTAATACCATGCATTTATCCTCTACTACCGTATCCATGTTGCTGGGAAAATCTATTAAAAAAGTAATTAAAGCAAGAGATAAAATCAACCGAACTGGAAAATCAAATAGCTTTATTATCAAAACCAATCTTGAATTTATACAAAAACGAAATGTCCGATCCGAAAAAGGAAGAAACATTCTTGCTTATATTGAAGGTACCGACAAAAAAAATGAGCTGATTATTGTTTCAGCCCACTATGATCATATCGGCAAACGTGGGAACGATGTTTATAATGGTGCTGATGATAATGCATCGGGTACATCGGCTGTAATTGAAATTGCACATACACTACAAAAATTAAAAGAAGCCGGTAAAGGTTCCAGGAGATCCGTTTTATGTATGCTTGTAACAGGTGAAGAAAAAGGATTACTAGGATCTATGTATTATGTGAATCACCCGACATTTCCACTTTCTTCTACGATGGTCGATATTAATGTGGATATGATTGGAAGAACCGATCCAAAATATTTAAAAGATAGCAATTACATCTATGTTATTGGTTCTGATAGATTGAGTTTAGATTTACATAAAATAAATGTCGATGTAAATCAAAAATATTCTCAGCTTAAATTAGATCATACCTATAATAGTGAAACAGATGCAAATCGGTTTTATTATCGTTCGGATCATTACAATTTTGCAGAAAAAGGTATACCAGCTATTTTCTTTTTCAGTGGTGTTCATGAAGATTATCATCGGATCACAGATGATGCTTCAAAAATTCTGTTTGGAAAAACTGAAAAAATAGCCAGACACATCTTTCTGCTAACCTGGTCGCTGGCAAATATTGAATTCAAATTAAGTCCTAATCCTTAA
- a CDS encoding RluA family pseudouridine synthase, whose product MNSIRDHIIYQDHHLVVCNKPAGIPVQEDLTKDVSLHRMVQAYCKHDLYLCHRIDRPVSGLVIFAKNKESVIEINDQLIQKKFFKEYLAIVEKKELSATGTLVNHLVKSSKLKKSFVNEKSEGDESILNYKVLHEMDRYLVLNIELVTGRFHQIRSQLAHIGLPVKGDVKYGARRGNKDRTIGLHAWKAAFLHPSTKIQLNFEASLPINDIWPIVQQLLITI is encoded by the coding sequence TTGAATTCAATTCGTGATCACATTATTTATCAGGACCATCATCTGGTCGTATGTAATAAACCTGCAGGAATCCCTGTGCAGGAAGATTTAACCAAAGATGTATCGCTCCATAGAATGGTGCAGGCATATTGCAAGCACGATCTTTATTTATGTCATCGGATTGACCGTCCTGTGTCAGGTCTTGTAATTTTTGCAAAAAACAAAGAATCGGTTATCGAAATAAATGATCAACTAATACAGAAAAAATTCTTTAAAGAATACTTAGCAATTGTGGAGAAAAAGGAATTATCAGCAACAGGTACATTGGTCAACCATTTGGTAAAATCATCCAAATTAAAAAAGTCTTTTGTAAATGAAAAATCAGAAGGGGATGAATCGATATTGAACTACAAAGTATTGCACGAAATGGACCGATATTTAGTATTAAATATAGAATTAGTTACTGGAAGATTTCATCAAATTCGCTCGCAACTTGCCCATATTGGTTTACCCGTAAAAGGAGATGTTAAATATGGAGCGAGAAGAGGAAATAAAGACCGAACCATTGGCTTGCATGCCTGGAAAGCAGCGTTTTTGCATCCTTCCACAAAAATTCAACTAAATTTCGAAGCTAGTTTGCCAATCAATGATATTTGGCCTATCGTCCAACAATTATTAATAACAATATGA